One Pelmatolapia mariae isolate MD_Pm_ZW linkage group LG1, Pm_UMD_F_2, whole genome shotgun sequence genomic window, tcagcagcaggagcagcagcaacacctcagcagcaacattgtacccatcaggtaaaacataggctacgtttgctttgcaTTGTCCCTGCCTGATGACAGTGTTATAGTATGGTGTGATTtcatattagattcttgatgaatgtgggtTGTTGTTATTCTGCCCCTTTTTAACTTTCAGCACCATCTCTGCTCATGGTCAGCTTCACTCCAGCATGTTTTCTGATGAGGCGAAAAACTGGAGCACCAGGAAGCACAGGAAGAACATGTAAAATGTCTACACATAGAAAGGCTCTGAATGATTGAGACATGCAAGTCGGTAACACCATAAATTAATAATCTCAAATACATTATCAGTTATGGGCCTTTTACAAATGTAATTTAGAAATGACAGTGACTCTCAAAGCAGAGCAGGTGAAAACCCaataagaatcgataagagtATTAATAATGATCCAATTATTAAGTGATATTAATAATGATATGAATAGAAATcactaaattcttatcaattaTCATCCCTATTTGGTGACTGACTTGCTTTTGGAACTAGATTAAAGCACAACTTAGAAATTTTCCACTTGCAACATTAGAGAAAATTAGAGGAGTTTTTCCACACTGGCCTCCATTTTCAGCCCAAGAAGCTGCTGGTTTGTTAGACCGTTAATTTTCTGAGTTACCAGAGTGACCAGGTTCTGCTTTATCTACAggagattttatttatatagtgccaaatcacagcaaaagtcgcctcaaggcgcttcataggtacagagaacaACTGTTAAAGATCATTATGTAACTATAGGCCAAAAGCTAGTTTCATAAACAATAAGGTACTTACAGAAGAACAGTCCTACTTCTAGTACAGTGCAAGAGTCTGGCAATGAATATTGGCTAGAATGTTATCAACTACAATCCACATGATGTGAACATGATGATCAACGTGACCATCAAGACGTGTTTTAAGAGCTACtctgttatttctttaattatttCAAGTCAACATAAGTGAAAAGCGAGAGTTGCAGGGACATGCTGCTGTTTATTCAACACAAGGAACTGAATTTTTAAAGTCCAGTGAACGGACATGTAACgtcaaagaaaaagaacaataacACCATTTAGCAATTATTAGCATGCCAAGGCAACTGAtcttttttaaagcaaatggtTATCTTCAAAATCTTACTGCTGCACAAAACAACCCAAGTCCCTAGAGGCCAAGTAAAAGGACACTTTAATCAAATTCCAGTGTTAAGGCCCATACACGTAATGATTTTCCtcaaaatatgattaaaaagaTATTGAATAAACATACAGCTGCTCCTCAGGTGCTTAGGTTCCCTAAGGCAGTCTGATGATTAATGCAGTTTTATGCTCATGCAGGCTACTCCTGAAAGCGTTGGGGAAtgataaaatgtttcatttaaatgctagATGTGATTAGATGCTCTCCGTTTTCATTAAGTGGCATTAATACTATGTGTCAAATGGCACATTAACCTCAGACGTGTTCATTattgatttgtttatttacGTAGTGATCCCCCTCAAGCCTATGATATAATTCAACATGAAGGAGACAGACATTGAACTTTCTATTGTTAAGCTGATCTGatatttgaataaaatattttctgatCCTTACTCTAAATGTTGGATCTACAGGCCGATCTACTGGGCCAATCTGCTCATTCCAATTCTATGTTGTTCTGTGTTACACTACACATCAGTAAGGACTCTTACGTAGGATTTATAGCCCTGCAAACGTGTCCATCCGAATACACTTTTCGGTCGGACAGAGAGGAGAAGGGTTTTCACCCATGTGAGATGCGCTCCTGTGCAGGCCTCCGAGATCCTGACTGCACTGGAAGCGCACGGCATATGCAGCTGCtgaatgctgattggttgacaGGTGGGCCGGAATAGAGTCAGGAGGGATAGCACAGTTTACCATGAACCGGagaactgtggaaaaaaaacttcaaagacCATGAAATAAAGAATGAAAAGCACATAGTTGTTCCAATGACACTTTTCACActctgtttcacttcagctctttgtatgttGTAATGTCATGCTCTGTTGCCACCAACAGCACGAGCAAGAGTGGCTGCAACACATACACTCTTACTCTTGTATACTGTCTCCATCTgacagcagagctcactgcaGGCAGACAGGTAGTCCCTGGAGCAGAGCGGACACACTCTCTCCGCTCGACTATAAAACCAGCTTCAGGCTGAGCGAAAATAAGAGAAGAGCAAATAATTTTGCtgattaataaaaatgtttctttcagtttttagtCATTTTAATCCTAATGTTATTTAGTAGTTTGCAATAAACTCAGTAACTGTATTCTTGGTTGTCTATGTTGCACTCCAGGTCATGAAAGCACTGATGTTTGATGAAGTCTGCAATTTCTTGACATACAGCAATTTTCGCTTATGTGCTGATTAAGTATATGAAACAAGTGTAAGCATTAAACATGAAGAGacacaaaatgcaaaaacattagTCCAGAATTGGATGTTGATAAATGGATTAGCTGCCTAATTTTTGTGATAATTAATTAATGTAAGTGGTTTATGATTCTCTTGTTTCATTATCAGAAATGGGACAAATCACTGTTTGATTTcaatgtaaaatttaaaaaaaaaagtgttggaACATTGTGATTGGCAGTTTTCGCATAATTAAATACTTAATCCACTGAATTCTCATAATAACACTGGaaagttataactactttaggttaatgtaaaatgtatatttccTCTTGCTGTACATGAGCTCGACATACCTCACAGATAACTTACTGTGTAACGCAGTGGAGAGTGGCAACTTGGATACAGAGTTGGGTGATGGGTCAGAACTTCCCAGTTTTCCACTTTGAGCTCAACAATCATAAAGCACTCACATATTCACCGAGCTGTGTGTGCATTATGCAtagtgagcaaaaacaaagtcttggcaccttttttaaaaaaaaatcttttaaaagatTTTGATATGAAAAAGTAACTGTTAATAACCAAGCAATCTGATTTGTTAAAAAGTTTGAATTGACAAACAAAATGTAACTTTATAGATTTCATTTGCTATGTGTGCACTACTTTCTGAAATGAAAACCAGTGAGGACAACTTATGATTTATGAATTGATGTTGCTTTTAAGCACCAATGAACTGTACAGCAGACACACCCCATCATTTAGTCAGAGCAGCAAGAATGTGAAAAACACGATCCAGCTCCAAGCTCAAGTGCTGAAGCGCATGCTTTGAATTGCAGATTATACATTAATTGTTTATGTCAAGGCAGTAATTCATTAAATTAACTACATAAAATGACAAATACCTTTCTCTGTCTGTTTTACATTGCATAATTTCGCACGGGTCTGCAAACATAACCAGCATGGTACAAGGTAGAGTTCACAAGGCGAGAAAGTCTCATGTGTACACACAAGTATTATaaatgcagcacacacacacgcacgcacacacacgcacacacacacacacacacacacgtgtagcCACTACCCAACTTCCAAATGGAAAGAAGTCCAGCCATGAACCTGCACGTGCATGTCCACACCTGGACACATTTCTGTTGCAAGAGGTCTGAGATGAAACTACGGCTTTGTAGATCTCATTAATTTTTGAGTCAAAGCACAATGGCAATAATAATTTAATGCATCAATGGGAAAATTAGGTAAAAATTGTCTTGATAGGTAAGCCCCTGCCATTAACTTTGACCAACATTAATCAGCAACACCCTCCTATCACCATTAAGTTATCTAATATCTTTTATCAGTTATTTTTActattaaaaagtaaagaactCAATTATCAGTCTAGTCCTGCAGGCAGAGACAGCATGAAGATGGACACAGGCATGAGGCAAGCTCTCGACGAGGAGCtggagagtttaaaaaaaaaaagaaaaagaaaaaaaatctgttcatTGGAGATGGTTTAGATTCAAAGTATGAACACGAGTCCAAACAAAAGGTTCAAGTGCTACTACTCTCTTCCACCATTTACAGCAGCACCATAAAGTGTTATACATAGTGTGTGACACTGTGTGCTGCAGCTCAGGCCACGAAGCCTTGACAGCCTTCTTCATTAACACTCTTCTGGGAGAGTCATATTTTAGTATGCAGTAGTAGGATGTTGTAGATGACCTCAACAATAAACATGCAGACCATCCACACTGACCTGTTGGACATTGCTTCTTTTGTGGATCCATGATTTAGGACCAAATACATTCCACGTGAGAAAATCTTGCTCTAAAACATAAAATCATCTTGGAGGCAAAGTCTCTAATCAGTTATGAGGAAAATGTTTGAGCTACCAGCTCGGTCTGCATGAGTCTGCAGACCAAGAGAAAGCAGCAGCATCACTGGGCAAACGTCTTCCAACACAGCATAGCGACCAGCATCACTTTCATTAAGAGACACAATAAAACGAACCTTTTAGCTATCTGCTGTCAGTGTGTGCAGAGAGGGATGTTGACCCTCTCTGCACACAGAGAGTGGTGGATCGTCAAGTTGCTTAACCAGCAATGAGCTGGATAAGCAAAGCTGGACCAAATAAGTCGGGATGGTCACAAGTCACTTTATAGCAAAGACTAATTTTGTGCCATGTAATCTTCCAGCAActtctctgtttcactttagCTGCATTTTATGAGCTCAAATTGttgtcataaatattttgtacttgtaaatcagactGTGTAGTTGTTAGTTTTGTACccttgtaaaccaaaatatctgaaaatgttatttttgtgcatctatagatgagaatttgtgtgtgtgaaaaagatttgtgtttgtaaaaaatatttgcacAAGTTACAAATTTTCTTTTGTTCAGGTCCGGTTACAGATACAAAGCAAAACACTACGTGTAAAACTGCGCTCAAATTTCCTGGCTGTGTATGAGTTTCAACTTGCAAGTTTGATTTTTGACctgaattttcttcttttcacaaATTTAACTAGAGAACAGATGGGTCTGGCTATCAGAGGGGCGCTTTACTgagcttcaggtcctggaagggtaatacagtttgaagctggaggatctctatataaatatcccaCAAGGCTCATACAAGCTAGGTCCCTTAactttcagtagctgttgaaaggataaagttgtggtaaaCCAGTGGTCAGAATtaccattattactttaacataaagtcagggctgacccgggaccattgctgtgagtcacactGCACAGGATAAAGGTCCTTTCACATCAGACGTGGCATTCGCTGTGCTCACAGCTAACTAAGAGCAAAGAATCCACAATTTGTGTTGTGCTGGCTGCTGCGCTAGCTTGTATGTTGTTTTCTTGTGGCCGCTCTAcgtgtactagatgcacctgctccttgtcgtttcaaAACATATCTCTGATTTTATATCCTCTATGAGAGTGTGTGTTGTATTATGTTCAAGTTTTTAAGTAAAAACATGAATCACTCAATCATAActaagaaagctttgtaactatccCGACTAGCGAAGAGTATGTCATTTCCACAAAACTGCTTTCCTCCCCAAGGTCCACAGAGCCGTTGAAAAGACTCTGGAGGTCCCTGTATAAGCACGTACACCTGTGACAAAAAGTTCACTGAACTCAGACACGCACAGAATGTTTTCCTttgtggtgatgaaggaaaacgctggcgCCTTTACCCTTCCAGGACCTGAACCTCAGTAAAGAGTCCCTCCGACCGCCAAACCCAattgttctctgattggatagctaaatttgtgattgacatgacattgaccaatcagctgaaaggaagaaaaatcggGTCAGAATTCATACTTGCAAGTTGAAAGTTACACACAGCCAAGGAACGTGCGTGCAGAGTTTTACACGTAGTGTTTTGCTTTGTATCTGTAAGCAGAccttaacaacaacaaaaaaagtaacttgtgtaaatatttttacaaacaaatctttttcttttctttttttaaacacacacaaaaaattctCATGTGTGATTCCACAGATAAGACATAACATGCACACATaaaattttcagatattttggtttacaaggttacaaaactcCGTTCACAACTATGCagtctgatttacaagtacaaaatatttatgaccacaatttgagcccaaaGTATTTGTCTAGTGGGCGTTATCTCAGCACACACTTGTAGGCATTGTCTGATCCACAACACCCATGTGTTATACTCACTTGTTCCTCAGCGTCTGCCAGGCCGCCTCGATGTCCGCATACAGGTTCTTCTCTGAAGGCTTGCCGGTGCTGACTCCGTAGCCTGAATAGTCGTAGGAGAACACGTTGCAGTTTATCCTGGAGCCCAGGCCGATGTAAAAACTACACATCTGCCCCAGGTCCACAGCGTTACCGTGGGAAAACAGCAGCGTGTAGCGACTGTTCGGAGCGCAGCGCACAAACATGCATGCTACCCGGTTACCCCGGCTGCTTCTAGTGGTGAACACTTCCACTGCATCGAGCTCTCGCTGGGAGTACTGCCAGTCTGCCCGTTCGGTTAAATGTAAGCTAGTCACCCCGTTAGCGTCGGTGTGCATGGAATACGTGGGCTCCGGTGGAAGGAAAGCTAGTTTGGCCGCGATGCGACTCGGACAGGGTGGACAGCAGAACAGCCAGCACAGCTCACCGATAGAAAACCCATTCATCCTGGGGCCTTGTTCTGGCATTTAGGCCCGGGGTTACCTGATTTACTAACTTCGGCTAAAACAAAGCACGCGGTTCGGATCTGTTTCGAGATCCGGTGTACCATTAACAGACCGTAGCAGGGCTGGAAGACAGGCTGAGCGACGTCTCGGCTTTGCAGCTACTCGCTAGCCGGCATACAGGTGGCTCACAGCAAAACTCACAGAAATTGCGACGCAACATTTACGTTTATATTACTTTACACCACTAAACTGTGCCACTACTGGTCTCAAAAGCACAGTTCTACCCTTTGAAAACATTACTTGCTGTAGCTTTGTTGCTAATATATTGTAATAAAGAAAGCAGCCATTTCTCTTGAATGGTGACAAGCCGTTTTTCCGGTTCAACCGGATATCctgccttaataaaaacaaaaagccatgagatattttaaggaaaaaaaacaaacattttctttattgaaaaaaaaattcacacacacacacatcctaaaATCTTCGACCGcccttcatttatttatattttgcgcTTTAAGGCAAAACAGTCTGTTCAATTCCAAAgatctatttttttaaagacttggGCTGATCCCACACTGTAATGTTTAGGTTCGGGCTTTGTGGAGGTGACcaataaagttgtgtttttctgtccatcactaaaatcactgtttttaccttttatattttgctttattATTATAGGATATATACCTGTTTGATTGttcttgtgatttggcgctatataaataaaattaaagttaaCTGAATTAAATGTCTTCAAAATAGATGCATATAGTATGGTTTTTATTAATACTGTAAAACCTTGTTTAGGTACAAACTTAAACAAACACACCACCTGACCTGTGATCTGAGCTGTGATGGTGCCCAGAAACAGAATGAGAATCTGTGAAAACATGAGACAAGattcttatatatatattaaaaaaaaaaaaaaaaagcaaaacaaa contains:
- the abhd17c gene encoding alpha/beta hydrolase domain-containing protein 17C; protein product: MPEQGPRMNGFSIGELCWLFCCPPCPSRIAAKLAFLPPEPTYSMHTDANGVTSLHLTERADWQYSQRELDAVEVFTTRSSRGNRVACMFVRCAPNSRYTLLFSHGNAVDLGQMCSFYIGLGSRINCNVFSYDYSGYGVSTGKPSEKNLYADIEAAWQTLRNKYGVTPENIILYGQSIGTVPTIDLAARYECAAVILHSPLMSGLRVAFPDTRKTYCFDAFPSIDKVSKVASPVLVIHGTEDEVIDFSHGLAMYERCPRAVEPLWVEGAGHNDIELYAQYLERLKQFISFELSTS